Proteins from a genomic interval of Rhizobium etli CFN 42:
- a CDS encoding acyltransferase: protein MIASNVKLGDGSVIHHRDLVNLYGCTIGAGTRIGTFVEIQKNVVVGRDCKISSHSFLCEGVTLEDGVFIGHGVMFTNDTYPRAINPDGSLQTETDWILIPTLVKRHASIGSNATILPGVIIGEAAQVGAGAVVTKDVPDGAIVAGVPARVIGRVNDGPVDMFALGEME, encoded by the coding sequence ATGATTGCATCAAATGTCAAGCTGGGTGACGGAAGCGTCATCCACCATCGAGATCTCGTGAATCTGTATGGCTGCACGATCGGCGCAGGAACGCGCATCGGCACCTTTGTCGAAATTCAGAAGAATGTCGTGGTCGGGAGGGACTGCAAGATCTCCAGCCATTCCTTCCTCTGTGAGGGCGTGACGCTGGAAGACGGCGTGTTCATCGGCCACGGCGTCATGTTTACGAACGACACCTATCCGCGCGCCATTAATCCGGACGGCAGCCTGCAGACGGAGACCGACTGGATACTCATCCCTACACTTGTCAAGCGCCACGCGTCGATCGGGAGCAACGCCACCATTCTGCCCGGCGTGATCATCGGAGAGGCTGCCCAGGTCGGTGCCGGAGCGGTTGTAACAAAGGACGTGCCCGATGGTGCCATCGTCGCAGGCGTTCCGGCCAGGGTAATCGGTCGCGTCAATGACGGACCGGTAGACATGTTTGCATTGGGAGAAATGGAATGA
- a CDS encoding response regulator transcription factor: protein MNSALIPNLDRRQEHVPLPLRIENNAHTLALSAGQTHSLVILDNRELDRQCLAQCMAAQKADLQILAFGSIEEWKQKRDEYAPLAAILLNIGGKKVDEPAVSEQIRKLSSEFASTPLIVLADSDDFGQIVRALEYGAKGFIPASVSVSVCMELIALSVAGGIFVPASALFAMRHLLDSSNSTARPLSGIFTDRQAEVVEALRRGKANKIIAYELNLRESTVKVHVRNIMKKVKATNRTEVVFKLNDLFQSNLSGGLAAN, encoded by the coding sequence GTGAATTCAGCACTTATACCGAATTTGGACCGCAGGCAGGAACACGTACCTCTTCCCCTTAGGATAGAAAATAACGCGCACACGCTTGCTCTGTCGGCAGGACAAACGCATTCGCTTGTCATTCTCGACAATCGTGAGCTTGATCGCCAATGCCTGGCGCAATGCATGGCTGCGCAAAAGGCGGATCTGCAGATTTTGGCGTTTGGATCGATTGAGGAGTGGAAGCAGAAGCGCGACGAATACGCGCCGCTTGCAGCCATCCTCTTGAACATCGGCGGCAAAAAGGTCGATGAACCAGCCGTTTCGGAGCAAATCCGGAAACTTTCGTCGGAATTCGCGTCCACACCTCTTATCGTGTTGGCCGATAGCGACGATTTCGGCCAAATCGTCAGGGCTCTTGAGTACGGAGCCAAAGGCTTCATACCGGCCTCGGTCAGCGTCAGCGTCTGCATGGAGCTGATCGCGCTGTCGGTGGCAGGAGGAATATTCGTGCCTGCAAGCGCCCTGTTCGCCATGCGTCACCTGCTGGACTCGAGCAACTCGACCGCCCGCCCGCTCTCCGGAATCTTCACCGATCGTCAGGCAGAAGTGGTGGAGGCGCTCCGACGCGGAAAGGCGAACAAGATCATCGCCTACGAGCTCAATCTCCGAGAGAGCACCGTCAAGGTGCATGTTCGAAACATCATGAAAAAGGTCAAGGCGACGAACAGAACGGAAGTCGTGTTCAAGCTCAACGATCTTTTTCAGAGTAACCTTTCGGGCGGCTTAGCAGCAAACTGA